GACAACGGCCCGGGCCAGGTCGTTGCGGCAGGTACGGTCGAGCAGCTCGAGCAGCTCGCGGAGAACCCTCCGGCGAAGGCGAGGTTGATGCCGCTGTCGGTTGCGGGCGCCTTCCACACCGACCACATGGCACCGGCCGTCGACCGGCTGGCCCGCCTCGCAATGTCGATCACCACGCACGACCCGCGGACTCGGCTCCTGTCGAATCGCGATGGCACGGTCGTGCACGACGGGGGCGAGGTCCTGGACCGACTGGTGTCGCAGGTGTCGACACCGGTCCGCTGGGACCTGTGCATGCAGACGATGTTGGATCTCGGAGTCACGGGGCTTCTCGAGCTCCCACCGTCGGGCACGCTGACCGGCATTGCGAAGCGGGCCATGAAGGGCGTCGAAACGTTCGCGTTGAAGACGCCCGATGACCTCGACGCAGCACGTGAGTTCGTCGCCAAGCACGGTGAGACGGCAGCGAACGGCTCGACGGAGGTCGACGCATGACCGAGACACTCGGCGTACCTTCCGACGTCCGCAGCAGCGGCATCCTCGGCGTCGGCGCATACCGCCCCCGAACCGTCGTACCGAACTCCGACATCGTCGACCGTATCGACTCCAGCGACGACTGGATCCGGACCCGCTCGGGCATCACGACACGCCGGTTCGCCGAACCGGACGAGACCGTCCAGACGATGTCCGTGTCTGCATCGAGGGACGCGCTCGCCGCCGCCGGCCTCGAGCCCGAAGACATCGACTGTGTGATCGTCGCGACCGTCTCCCATCTGATGCAGACGCCGGCAGTCGCGGCAACGATCGCCGACGAGCTCGGGTGTACGCCCGCAGCGGCCTTCGACATCTCCGCGGCCTGCGCGGGCTTCTGCTACGCACTGTCGCTCGCGTCCGACATGGTGAGAGTCGGCACGAGCGGGCATACGCTGGTGATCGGGGTCGAGCGACTCAGCGACATCACGAACCCCGACGACCGCTCGACCGCGTTCATCTTCGCCGACGGGGCGGGCGCCGTCGTGGTCGGCCCGTCGGACACGCCTCGGATCGGCCCGGTCGTGTGGGGTTCCGATGGCGGCAAGTCCGACTTCATCACCCAGACCCAGTCGTGGGACAACGTGTTCGCGTCGGTCGAGGCCGAGTGGCCGACCCTGCACATGGAGGGCAACCCCGTCTTCCGCTGGGCGTCGTTCGAGATGGCGAAGACCGCCAAAGAGGCACTCGACCGCGCAGGCCTCGCGCCGGGCGACCTGGACGTTTTCGTACCCCACCAGGCGAATATGCGAATCACCGACGCCATGGCACGTACGCTCAAGCTCCCCGAGAGCGTCGCGATCGCCCGCGACATCGCCGAGCAGGGCAACACCTCGGCCGCGTCGATTCCGCTCGCACTCGAGCGGATGATCGCCGACGGAGAGGCCAAGAGCGGGCAGAGCGCCCTGTTCATCGCCTTCGGCGCGGGTCTGGTGTACGCCGCCCAAGTCGTCATCCTGCCCTGACCCACTGATTTCCATCCAAGGCACAAACCCGAAAGGACCGTTCATGGCCAGCACCGAAGAGATCCGCTCCGACCTCGCAGAGATCGTCAACGAGGTCGCCGGAGTACCGGCCGACGACGTCGCGCTCGACAAGTCGTTCACCGACGACCTCGACGTCGACTCCCTGTCGATGGTGGAGGTTGTCGTCGCCGCCGAGGAGAAGTTCAGCGTGACCATCCCCGACGACGACGTCAAGAACCTGAAGACCGTCGGCGACGCTGTCGCCTATATCGAGCGCGCCCAGGGCGCCTGACGACCCGTTCACCGTCCGATGCGGCGTAAGGAGACACGACCTACATGACTCGCACCAAAGTCGTCGTCACAGGGCTCGGTACGACGAACCCGCTCGGCGGTGACGTCGCGTCGACGTGGGACGCCATGCTCGCAGGGCGATCCGGCGTGCGCCGGGTGGAGGCCGATTGGGCCGACCAGATCCCAGTGAAGATCGCCGGCACCGCTGCGGTCGAGCCGACGGAAGTGCTCGAGCGGGTGAAGGCGCGTCGCCTCGATCGCTCGTCGCAGTTCGCGCTCGTCGCCGCGATGGAGGCGTGGGCCGACGCCGGCCTCGACCAG
The sequence above is drawn from the Nocardioidaceae bacterium SCSIO 66511 genome and encodes:
- a CDS encoding ketoacyl-ACP synthase III; the protein is MTETLGVPSDVRSSGILGVGAYRPRTVVPNSDIVDRIDSSDDWIRTRSGITTRRFAEPDETVQTMSVSASRDALAAAGLEPEDIDCVIVATVSHLMQTPAVAATIADELGCTPAAAFDISAACAGFCYALSLASDMVRVGTSGHTLVIGVERLSDITNPDDRSTAFIFADGAGAVVVGPSDTPRIGPVVWGSDGGKSDFITQTQSWDNVFASVEAEWPTLHMEGNPVFRWASFEMAKTAKEALDRAGLAPGDLDVFVPHQANMRITDAMARTLKLPESVAIARDIAEQGNTSAASIPLALERMIADGEAKSGQSALFIAFGAGLVYAAQVVILP
- a CDS encoding acyl carrier protein — its product is MASTEEIRSDLAEIVNEVAGVPADDVALDKSFTDDLDVDSLSMVEVVVAAEEKFSVTIPDDDVKNLKTVGDAVAYIERAQGA
- a CDS encoding ACP S-malonyltransferase; this encodes MLVIVAPGQGAQKPGFLAPWLEDPAFASRVEWLSAVAGVDLAHYGTEADAETIRDTAIAQPLLVGTGLVAALSLFPHPSEAFGAVGAAAGHSVGEITAAAGLGAITAEQAMVFVRERGNAMAAASAQRPTSMTAVLGGDREEVLAKLAELDITAANDNGPGQVVAAGTVEQLEQLAENPPAKARLMPLSVAGAFHTDHMAPAVDRLARLAMSITTHDPRTRLLSNRDGTVVHDGGEVLDRLVSQVSTPVRWDLCMQTMLDLGVTGLLELPPSGTLTGIAKRAMKGVETFALKTPDDLDAAREFVAKHGETAANGSTEVDA